Proteins from a genomic interval of Thermococcus sp.:
- a CDS encoding extracellular solute-binding protein produces the protein MRRMLGVLLILVLGLSVVASGCISGSSSGTSTGTTQGITLVIVTRHDATIQYKTKELFLKSEIAKEYHITNLKFIGVPESLWPEYIKKGADVGWGGGPTLFDDMYKMGYLAPITDKKILDLIGTQIPKELAGMPMIREENGKVYWIAAALSSFGFTVNKQVLEKQKLPFPHKWEDIATADWARDPPMYGIADPTRSTSNTRIYQIILQAFGWDKGWRILTLIAANSKVYEASDAVRDAVINGEIAAGNTIDFYGYTAMKQNPNCVYVIPKGESIINGDPIALLKYSKHPEAAQAFIYWVLTQGQAVWMSPDINRLPINPTIFNQTITQEEAKVLFNGKYAGETFAQARPTLLKAYKLSISSKGIPFNDTEALKTVNSLQYYFKATLIDVNGPLHQAWMEIVNAYKSGKITKEQFEKLKDELTAPIEFKDPETGKMVTFTEEYAAKINDRIATDAGFQSQLMQEWRNAAQAKYNKVMEDLKKMEGS, from the coding sequence ATGAGGCGGATGCTCGGTGTGCTCTTAATACTTGTTTTGGGACTCAGCGTAGTGGCCAGCGGTTGTATCAGTGGAAGTAGCAGTGGAACAAGCACAGGAACAACTCAGGGCATCACTCTGGTTATAGTTACAAGACACGATGCCACAATTCAGTACAAAACAAAGGAACTGTTTCTAAAGAGCGAGATCGCCAAGGAGTACCACATAACCAACCTTAAGTTCATTGGCGTTCCGGAGTCACTCTGGCCGGAGTACATCAAGAAGGGTGCCGACGTTGGCTGGGGTGGAGGTCCAACTCTTTTCGATGACATGTATAAGATGGGATACCTCGCTCCAATAACAGACAAGAAAATCCTAGACCTTATAGGAACTCAGATTCCCAAGGAACTCGCTGGAATGCCGATGATTAGGGAGGAAAATGGTAAGGTCTACTGGATTGCGGCGGCTCTTTCGTCCTTCGGTTTCACAGTTAACAAGCAGGTTCTCGAAAAGCAGAAGCTTCCGTTTCCGCACAAGTGGGAGGACATAGCTACAGCAGACTGGGCTCGCGACCCGCCGATGTACGGCATAGCCGACCCAACGAGGAGCACTTCCAACACCAGGATTTACCAGATTATCCTCCAGGCCTTCGGCTGGGACAAGGGATGGAGAATTCTGACCCTTATAGCGGCCAACTCCAAGGTTTACGAGGCGAGTGATGCCGTTAGAGACGCCGTTATAAACGGTGAGATAGCGGCTGGAAACACCATAGACTTCTACGGTTACACCGCAATGAAGCAGAACCCCAACTGTGTCTACGTCATACCAAAGGGGGAGAGTATTATTAACGGTGACCCAATAGCGCTCCTCAAGTACAGCAAGCACCCCGAGGCCGCTCAGGCCTTCATCTACTGGGTCCTCACCCAGGGACAGGCCGTTTGGATGAGCCCCGACATTAACAGGCTTCCGATTAACCCGACGATTTTCAACCAGACCATCACCCAGGAGGAGGCCAAGGTTCTCTTCAACGGAAAATACGCAGGGGAGACCTTTGCACAGGCCCGCCCGACTCTGCTTAAGGCATACAAGCTCTCCATATCAAGCAAGGGAATACCCTTCAATGATACTGAGGCTCTTAAGACTGTCAACTCCCTGCAGTACTACTTCAAGGCCACTCTTATTGATGTCAATGGTCCTCTGCACCAGGCATGGATGGAAATCGTTAACGCATACAAGAGCGGTAAAATAACCAAGGAGCAGTTCGAAAAGCTCAAAGACGAACTTACAGCACCTATAGAGTTCAAAGATCCAGAAACAGGTAAGATGGTCACCTTTACAGAAGAGTATGCAGCGAAGATAAACGATAGAATAGCCACCGATGCAGGCTTCCAGAGTCAGCTGATGCAAGAGTGGAGAAACGCGGCACAGGCAAAGTACAACAAGGTCATGGAAGACCTGAAGAAGATGGAAGGTAGCTGA
- a CDS encoding iron ABC transporter permease: protein MRVSKWSERLFGTPIPDPVVIVSFLFPLLYLVAFLVIPVIVMLGTAFKYNGHISLYWFKSIFTSSYYFNPLHPTGYIVTTRPYGNQEVYYFFGKDFGVVLNSIIVSVSVMILTTILGTSFAFIMARYDFPGKNIMRILLFIPLLVTPFVNVVVVKKMFLPDGIINWIFYQHLHLFPKPIWIDGLVGVIIAQTITYYPIVYLNAYASFINIDPSLEEQAENLGSRGFHLFRTVTFPLALPGIMAGAILVGIFSLEDLAAPIVFQGSNIAKKLMSYQIYSSFVSGFAVGNPQMAALALIMLTIALIMFLAVRWYVGLKQYAMLSKGGRWKPRVAKPKWWQALIIAFVAVPLLLITIFPQIGVVLLAFSKTWYGTWPSGFTLENMKAIITQPDIERVILNSLLYSTVAIFIIILLSLTASYASGRFKKAKLAPILDSLATIPIAVPGIVIAMSYFFFFSTVPPFKGTIFDPTNLLYFFPGAALILAYSIRRLPFAARSISAGLQQVHVSLEEAAMNLGAGRWKALTSILLPLISLNLLGGAMLSFVYCMSETSVGITLGSINSTWYPITAKMRELIMSAVGSANLAAALGVFLMLVQITAIVIANIITKQRYSFIGLT from the coding sequence ATGAGAGTCAGTAAATGGAGTGAAAGACTCTTTGGAACTCCCATACCTGACCCAGTTGTTATAGTGTCATTTCTGTTTCCGTTGCTATACCTGGTGGCGTTCCTCGTGATTCCCGTTATAGTAATGCTTGGGACGGCATTCAAGTATAATGGACATATATCGCTATACTGGTTCAAGAGCATTTTCACCTCAAGTTACTACTTCAATCCCCTTCATCCAACAGGATACATAGTTACAACCAGACCTTACGGAAACCAAGAGGTGTATTACTTCTTTGGTAAGGACTTTGGAGTTGTTCTTAATTCGATAATAGTCTCAGTAAGCGTGATGATCCTGACCACAATACTTGGAACATCTTTCGCATTCATAATGGCCCGCTATGATTTCCCGGGTAAGAATATTATGCGTATTCTTCTTTTCATCCCTCTCCTCGTTACCCCCTTCGTCAACGTCGTCGTTGTTAAGAAGATGTTCCTCCCAGATGGTATTATCAACTGGATTTTCTATCAGCACCTCCACCTATTCCCAAAACCCATATGGATTGACGGTCTCGTGGGTGTTATTATTGCCCAGACAATAACATACTATCCAATAGTATACCTCAACGCCTACGCGAGTTTCATTAACATAGACCCCAGCTTGGAAGAACAGGCGGAGAACCTCGGAAGCAGGGGCTTCCACTTATTCAGAACGGTTACATTCCCACTGGCTCTGCCCGGTATAATGGCCGGAGCCATTCTCGTGGGAATATTCAGTCTTGAGGACCTTGCCGCCCCGATAGTTTTCCAGGGTAGTAACATAGCCAAGAAACTTATGTCGTATCAGATTTATAGCTCCTTTGTTTCAGGTTTTGCCGTTGGTAACCCTCAGATGGCGGCTTTGGCGCTGATAATGCTCACCATAGCCCTTATAATGTTCTTGGCTGTTAGGTGGTACGTCGGGCTCAAGCAGTATGCCATGCTCAGCAAGGGTGGAAGATGGAAGCCAAGGGTTGCCAAGCCCAAGTGGTGGCAGGCCCTTATCATAGCCTTTGTGGCAGTTCCCCTCCTCTTGATAACCATCTTTCCTCAGATCGGTGTTGTTCTGCTGGCCTTCTCAAAGACTTGGTATGGCACTTGGCCAAGTGGTTTTACCCTTGAAAACATGAAGGCGATAATAACACAGCCAGATATAGAGCGCGTGATACTGAACAGCCTGCTATACTCAACAGTTGCTATATTCATAATAATCCTCCTTTCACTAACGGCATCTTATGCCTCAGGAAGGTTCAAGAAAGCCAAGCTCGCCCCAATACTCGACAGCCTTGCAACCATACCAATAGCGGTCCCGGGAATAGTCATTGCGATGAGCTATTTCTTCTTCTTCTCAACGGTTCCACCCTTCAAAGGAACGATCTTTGACCCCACGAACTTGCTTTACTTCTTCCCGGGAGCGGCGCTTATCCTAGCGTACTCCATCAGACGTTTGCCCTTTGCGGCACGTTCTATCTCAGCCGGACTACAGCAGGTCCACGTTTCGCTTGAAGAGGCAGCAATGAACCTTGGAGCGGGCAGATGGAAGGCCCTAACGAGCATACTCCTGCCATTAATCTCATTGAACCTTCTCGGCGGAGCAATGCTGAGCTTTGTCTACTGTATGAGCGAGACCAGCGTTGGTATCACCCTCGGTTCCATAAACTCCACGTGGTATCCTATAACGGCTAAAATGAGAGAGCTCATTATGAGCGCCGTTGGAAGTGCAAATCTTGCGGCGGCCCTCGGTGTGTTCCTCATGCTCGTGCAGATAACGGCCATAGTTATAGCCAACATAATAACCAAACAGAGGTACTCCTTCATTGGTCTTACATGA
- a CDS encoding ABC transporter ATP-binding protein produces MVDVRLENIVKTFDGTTALKGISLHIKHKELFTLLGPSGCGKSTTLRIIAGLDYPDSGHIYFGDEEVTYLPSYQRGAVLVFQNYALWPHMTVFDNVAYGLKLKKLPKEEIKRKVEWALELVKLKGFENRYPTQLSGGQQQRVAIARALVVEPKVLLLDEPLSNLDAKLRLEMRSEIRRIQRELGITVIYVTHDQEEAMAISDRIAVMNVGTVEQVGTPKDIYERPRTEFVASFMGKTNVIPAKVVERNGDRVTVEFESFRLDGLHYTEKSDNVVLVIRPERIKFRPGENTISLEGTVDLIEYYGFFTEVVGIFGETRIIARAISDKEIANLKPTQPVTFYIDRDDIIVLPKQNL; encoded by the coding sequence ATGGTTGATGTCAGACTGGAAAACATCGTGAAGACCTTTGACGGAACGACCGCCCTTAAGGGCATAAGCCTTCACATAAAGCACAAGGAGCTCTTCACCCTGCTTGGTCCTAGCGGGTGTGGAAAGTCAACGACCCTGAGGATAATAGCGGGTCTCGATTACCCGGACAGCGGACACATCTACTTCGGCGACGAGGAAGTTACCTATCTCCCCTCCTACCAGCGCGGTGCCGTTTTAGTTTTCCAGAACTACGCCCTCTGGCCCCACATGACCGTTTTCGACAACGTCGCTTACGGACTGAAGCTCAAGAAACTTCCAAAGGAGGAGATCAAAAGAAAAGTTGAGTGGGCCCTCGAACTCGTCAAGCTGAAGGGTTTTGAGAACCGCTATCCAACCCAGCTCTCAGGTGGACAGCAACAGCGTGTGGCAATAGCCAGGGCCCTCGTCGTTGAACCAAAGGTTCTCCTCCTCGACGAACCGCTCAGCAACCTCGACGCCAAGCTCAGACTTGAGATGCGTTCGGAAATCAGGAGAATTCAGCGTGAGCTCGGGATAACCGTCATCTACGTTACCCACGACCAGGAGGAGGCCATGGCGATAAGCGACAGGATAGCGGTGATGAACGTCGGAACCGTTGAACAGGTCGGAACTCCAAAGGACATTTATGAACGGCCCAGGACGGAATTCGTCGCGAGCTTCATGGGTAAGACCAACGTTATCCCGGCCAAAGTCGTCGAGAGGAACGGCGACCGCGTTACAGTTGAATTTGAAAGCTTCCGGCTCGATGGGCTTCACTACACCGAAAAGAGCGATAACGTTGTACTCGTCATAAGGCCGGAGCGCATAAAGTTCAGGCCCGGCGAGAACACCATCTCGCTCGAGGGAACCGTTGACCTCATCGAGTACTACGGGTTCTTTACCGAGGTCGTGGGCATCTTTGGGGAGACAAGAATTATAGCGAGAGCCATAAGCGACAAGGAAATAGCAAACCTGAAACCAACCCAGCCAGTTACCTTCTACATTGATAGAGATGATATAATCGTCCTGCCCAAACAGAACCTTTAA
- a CDS encoding DUF447 domain-containing protein: MLEVFREKKVYEVLLVTMSNVTPIGVVRSGEKLRFKLFPGKSFREVLETGKASIQLTNDPELLVRTALNLPVEVEFEEQKGYRWIRGLPGVYGNVTSKVEHWKDNLGETEVLVCELIPKGEIRAELPTKPFSRADCLFVEMAILFTRYLVKSSEELREKIIDLYSTYKHLGGDSPTADYIFSVLTKKAQK, from the coding sequence ATGTTAGAAGTTTTTAGAGAAAAAAAGGTATATGAGGTTCTTCTTGTGACAATGTCCAACGTCACCCCCATTGGTGTTGTTAGGAGCGGTGAAAAGCTGAGATTTAAGCTCTTCCCAGGAAAAAGCTTCCGTGAGGTTCTTGAAACAGGCAAAGCCTCAATCCAGCTCACCAATGACCCCGAACTGCTCGTTAGGACGGCTCTAAACCTGCCGGTCGAAGTTGAGTTCGAAGAACAAAAGGGCTACCGGTGGATAAGAGGTCTTCCCGGGGTTTATGGGAATGTTACGTCAAAGGTCGAGCATTGGAAGGATAACCTCGGGGAGACGGAAGTTTTAGTCTGTGAGCTGATTCCCAAAGGCGAAATCAGAGCTGAATTGCCCACTAAACCCTTCAGCAGAGCCGACTGTTTGTTTGTCGAAATGGCTATTCTCTTTACTAGATACCTCGTAAAATCAAGTGAAGAATTAAGAGAAAAAATTATCGACCTATATTCTACTTATAAACATCTTGGGGGAGACTCCCCAACTGCGGACTACATTTTTTCAGTCTTGACAAAGAAGGCTCAAAAATAG
- a CDS encoding CGP-CTERM sorting domain-containing protein, producing the protein MFSPLNGDTMARRLLALLIAFATAVSLLGVHPVTAQGFSTTYSDYIYLPAPVVPAFAIPGGTFNLYPKEGVQIESVTAVSVLHGPYDLQIVSKNDKSVTLKTPENMAPDDYFLLIKTNNGTLVLPNGLKVFKEWPTTLKIAWVSDTHVTTGAKVGFVCKQYFQSSVYKLEELCSDPIPLHSVVATYSAYQYWAMNGATLLINTGDEVDTSGDVTGYQIMFNITKLASASGLPVVGIKGNHDDPPTVYTQILGPRYFYVTIGKFIIIGLDTGGDRGYPTMDEIEWMEKVLDEHKGYIPIILYHHPYFFNPRWNYLGGVIKGLDPSTDWDKLKEYVGRYWGGDPEVAKRFLEDVVKYNIPLTLSGHIHHDMYWLYIDKEGHKHYFLTLTSTGAPDKEPNPPAHKGYSPTWYGSNLVEISVNGTVKMPFVNVKIEDDKVRSDFMSVPVPQEFMIFRHETSFGTALKFINELNNSVSGPIVVPVPANAKVDPSVTNVTYKVIASREIAGKYYMLLNVTVPKGVSQLVIDTGKDTEKPVVQIAYLQPSHPRPDSQFTVYFTAQDNLGIRDLYAVLYDSNGNPVKYGKVDKFPAEPSSGKPGDTFYIVELPGLKAGKYKLEIVAEDFYGNKAVVTKELNIAAAKPPATSSTPTSTTSSSGKSGICGPAFIVGLAVLPLLLRKRR; encoded by the coding sequence ATGTTCTCTCCTCTAAACGGTGATACCATGGCCAGACGGCTGTTGGCTCTGTTGATAGCTTTTGCAACTGCTGTTTCTTTACTTGGAGTGCACCCAGTGACAGCTCAGGGTTTCTCAACAACCTATAGCGACTACATATACCTTCCCGCCCCAGTAGTTCCAGCCTTTGCAATTCCTGGAGGAACGTTCAACTTGTATCCCAAGGAAGGCGTTCAAATTGAATCCGTAACCGCAGTTTCAGTCCTCCATGGCCCCTATGATCTTCAGATTGTCTCCAAGAACGACAAGTCAGTTACTCTCAAAACACCAGAAAACATGGCTCCCGATGACTACTTCCTTCTGATAAAAACCAACAACGGAACTCTCGTTCTCCCGAACGGTCTCAAAGTTTTCAAGGAGTGGCCAACGACCCTCAAGATAGCTTGGGTCAGTGACACACACGTTACGACAGGTGCGAAGGTGGGTTTTGTCTGCAAGCAGTACTTCCAGAGTAGCGTGTATAAACTCGAGGAACTCTGTTCAGATCCCATTCCACTTCACAGCGTTGTTGCAACCTACAGCGCCTACCAGTACTGGGCAATGAACGGAGCAACGCTTCTCATAAACACTGGTGATGAAGTTGATACCAGCGGTGATGTCACAGGATATCAAATAATGTTTAACATAACCAAGCTCGCATCAGCCTCCGGTCTTCCCGTTGTGGGAATCAAGGGCAATCACGACGACCCGCCGACTGTTTACACCCAAATCCTCGGTCCAAGGTACTTCTACGTTACCATCGGTAAGTTCATTATAATCGGCCTCGACACCGGTGGTGACCGCGGTTACCCGACTATGGACGAGATTGAGTGGATGGAAAAGGTTCTTGACGAGCACAAAGGATACATCCCAATAATCCTCTACCACCACCCGTACTTCTTCAACCCACGCTGGAACTACCTCGGTGGTGTCATAAAAGGACTTGACCCGAGCACAGACTGGGACAAGCTCAAAGAATACGTCGGCAGGTACTGGGGAGGTGATCCAGAGGTTGCAAAGCGCTTCCTTGAGGACGTCGTCAAGTACAACATACCACTTACTCTAAGCGGTCACATCCACCACGACATGTACTGGCTTTACATAGACAAGGAAGGCCACAAGCACTACTTCCTTACACTCACATCAACAGGTGCCCCTGACAAGGAACCCAATCCTCCCGCCCACAAAGGATACAGCCCAACTTGGTATGGAAGCAATCTCGTTGAAATAAGTGTGAACGGAACCGTCAAAATGCCCTTTGTTAATGTGAAAATCGAAGACGATAAAGTTAGAAGTGACTTCATGAGTGTTCCCGTTCCCCAGGAATTTATGATATTCAGACACGAGACGAGCTTTGGAACGGCTCTTAAGTTCATCAACGAGCTTAACAACAGCGTTTCTGGACCGATAGTTGTTCCGGTCCCAGCCAACGCAAAGGTTGATCCAAGCGTTACCAACGTTACCTACAAGGTGATAGCCTCCAGGGAGATAGCCGGCAAGTACTACATGCTCCTCAACGTTACAGTTCCTAAGGGAGTTTCCCAGCTTGTCATCGACACCGGCAAAGACACGGAGAAACCGGTGGTTCAGATTGCCTACCTTCAGCCAAGCCACCCAAGGCCCGACTCCCAGTTCACAGTTTACTTCACGGCCCAGGACAACCTTGGTATAAGGGATCTTTACGCCGTTCTCTATGACTCCAATGGTAACCCAGTAAAATACGGTAAGGTTGACAAATTCCCGGCAGAACCATCAAGCGGAAAACCTGGAGACACGTTCTACATTGTCGAGCTCCCTGGACTCAAGGCAGGCAAGTACAAGCTTGAAATAGTTGCTGAGGACTTCTACGGAAACAAGGCTGTGGTTACAAAAGAGCTCAACATAGCAGCTGCCAAGCCACCCGCAACTTCGAGCACTCCGACTTCGACAACTTCCTCCAGCGGAAAGAGCGGAATCTGTGGTCCAGCATTCATAGTTGGTCTAGCAGTACTCCCACTCCTCCTCAGAAAGAGGAGGTGA
- a CDS encoding MazG nucleotide pyrophosphohydrolase domain-containing protein — translation MELREFQEMIKEIYFHKDSKRGVERTFLWFVEEIGELSEAIRKRDREAMEEEFADVLAWLASLANLLDVDLEQAAKRKYPGVCPYCGKKPCECEEKF, via the coding sequence ATGGAGCTCAGAGAATTCCAGGAGATGATTAAGGAAATCTACTTCCACAAGGACTCCAAGCGCGGTGTGGAAAGGACATTCCTCTGGTTCGTCGAAGAGATCGGAGAGTTGAGCGAGGCCATAAGGAAGCGCGATAGAGAAGCCATGGAGGAGGAGTTCGCCGACGTTCTGGCGTGGCTCGCGAGTTTGGCCAATTTACTGGACGTTGACCTGGAGCAAGCGGCCAAGAGGAAGTACCCCGGCGTCTGTCCCTACTGCGGGAAGAAGCCCTGTGAGTGCGAGGAGAAGTTTTGA
- a CDS encoding TldD/PmbA family protein, producing MELLEFAVEKALELGANYAEARFEEKTGTHLAIKNGSPEGISINADRGMGIRVLVNGGMGFASTNVLTKESISEAVKKAVKLAKAASQVRNEPIRFSEENFHRVSYKVKMKKDIRDVSPEEKLELLRKIEEEVKATGVNVPMRYLMYSDELWKKEIVTSEGAYVKSKIPRVSVVYNLVVFENGQMEQAPFVQRAFSGGFELLERDEPWNWAVKDVKALRKLIAEGRKPPEGKVDLVISPEVAGIAVHESVGHPYEADRIFGREAAQAGESFVKPDMLGERIGSEVVTVIDDPTIPNSWGFYLYDDEGVKARPRYLIRDGIITEFLTNREYAYKLGQHSNAAARAINYNREPIVRMANTYLAPGDYSFEELIEDIKLGVYMVSFNEWNIDDRRYQQRYIGREAYLIENGEIKHPVKRPILEITTRALWSSVDAVGKDVEFYPGTCGKGEPGQGVPVWMGGAHARLRDIPLRY from the coding sequence ATGGAGCTTTTGGAGTTTGCAGTGGAGAAGGCCCTCGAGCTTGGAGCTAACTACGCCGAGGCGCGCTTCGAGGAAAAAACCGGAACCCATCTGGCCATAAAGAACGGTTCTCCGGAGGGAATAAGCATCAACGCCGACAGGGGCATGGGGATAAGGGTTCTCGTCAACGGAGGAATGGGCTTCGCGAGTACGAACGTCCTCACGAAGGAGAGCATATCCGAGGCGGTGAAGAAAGCTGTAAAGCTCGCGAAGGCGGCCTCTCAGGTTAGGAACGAACCCATACGCTTTTCCGAGGAAAACTTCCACCGCGTTTCCTACAAGGTCAAGATGAAGAAGGACATCCGGGACGTTTCCCCGGAGGAAAAGCTCGAACTCCTAAGGAAAATCGAGGAAGAGGTCAAGGCAACGGGCGTAAACGTGCCAATGCGCTATCTGATGTACTCCGACGAGCTGTGGAAGAAGGAGATAGTGACGAGCGAAGGTGCCTACGTGAAGAGCAAAATCCCGAGGGTCTCGGTGGTTTACAACCTCGTGGTTTTCGAGAACGGCCAGATGGAGCAGGCCCCATTTGTCCAGAGGGCATTTTCCGGTGGCTTTGAGCTACTTGAAAGGGACGAACCCTGGAACTGGGCGGTAAAGGACGTTAAGGCCTTGAGGAAGCTCATTGCTGAGGGCAGGAAGCCCCCGGAAGGAAAGGTCGACCTCGTCATAAGCCCTGAAGTAGCGGGAATAGCGGTCCATGAGAGCGTTGGTCACCCCTACGAGGCCGACAGGATTTTTGGAAGGGAAGCCGCTCAGGCGGGAGAGAGCTTCGTGAAGCCGGACATGCTCGGAGAGAGGATTGGAAGCGAGGTAGTTACGGTAATAGACGACCCGACGATACCGAACAGCTGGGGCTTCTACCTCTACGACGACGAGGGCGTTAAAGCTCGCCCGAGGTATCTTATAAGGGACGGAATCATCACGGAGTTCCTTACCAACAGGGAATACGCCTACAAGCTCGGCCAGCACTCAAACGCCGCCGCGAGGGCAATCAACTACAACCGCGAGCCAATTGTGAGAATGGCCAACACCTACTTAGCTCCGGGCGATTACAGCTTCGAGGAGCTGATTGAAGATATCAAGCTCGGCGTCTACATGGTGTCCTTCAACGAGTGGAACATCGACGACAGGAGGTACCAGCAGAGGTACATCGGCAGGGAAGCCTACCTAATCGAGAACGGAGAAATAAAGCACCCTGTGAAGAGGCCCATCCTTGAGATAACGACGAGAGCTCTCTGGAGTAGCGTTGACGCCGTCGGTAAGGACGTTGAGTTCTATCCCGGAACCTGTGGCAAGGGCGAACCCGGGCAGGGAGTCCCGGTCTGGATGGGTGGAGCCCATGCGAGGCTTCGTGACATACCCCTGAGGTACTGA
- a CDS encoding TldD/PmbA family protein codes for MFELNEFILKRAEELGFGDVVVLGYETNRRQVRFANNEITVAKHWHERKVELFVEKDKRIANTTITELSRENIERVLKTLKKNIEGLSPKEDYYGIAEGPFKYKDIPETFDKAIVELDEPNEYVEIAINTALSEGAKRVAGVLYTDHDRIYLTTSNGVEAFDEGTGIEISVRAFVGDLESGHGTCSARVLKKFDPELAGRKAGEIAHMARNPEQGPEGRFDVIFDPLAFANLLSYMGFMLSAYAAEAGFSFLAGKLGEKVASEPVTIKDVGNLPNGYGTRKFDDEGVPTRETTVIENGTFRTFLLNTSLARKYKTETTANAGLIMPRPWNIVLEPGDYSKAELFSEVKRGIYITNVWYTRFQNYVTGDFSTIPRDGIFLIENGEFKPIRNIRVSDNLQRILSNVIAIGNEPFQVHWWEVSRPVITPYVLVKDVGITRATK; via the coding sequence ATGTTCGAGCTTAACGAGTTCATACTCAAAAGGGCCGAGGAGCTCGGCTTTGGTGACGTCGTTGTTCTGGGCTATGAAACGAACAGGAGGCAGGTTCGCTTTGCCAACAACGAGATAACCGTGGCAAAACACTGGCACGAGAGAAAGGTTGAGCTCTTCGTCGAGAAGGACAAAAGAATAGCCAACACAACCATAACGGAGCTGAGCAGGGAGAACATCGAGCGGGTTCTGAAGACCCTCAAGAAGAACATTGAGGGCCTTTCGCCAAAGGAGGACTACTACGGGATAGCTGAAGGTCCATTCAAATATAAGGACATCCCCGAGACCTTTGACAAGGCAATAGTAGAACTCGACGAGCCGAACGAGTACGTGGAGATTGCCATAAACACCGCCCTGAGCGAAGGGGCCAAGCGCGTTGCCGGCGTTCTCTACACCGACCACGACAGGATTTACCTCACAACCAGCAACGGTGTGGAGGCCTTTGATGAGGGGACTGGGATAGAGATAAGCGTTAGGGCCTTCGTTGGAGACCTCGAAAGCGGACACGGGACGTGCTCGGCGCGCGTTTTGAAGAAGTTTGACCCGGAACTGGCCGGAAGGAAGGCTGGTGAGATAGCCCACATGGCCAGAAACCCGGAGCAGGGGCCCGAGGGACGCTTTGACGTAATCTTCGACCCGTTAGCGTTCGCCAACCTGCTCAGTTATATGGGGTTCATGCTCTCGGCATACGCCGCGGAGGCTGGATTCTCGTTCCTTGCCGGAAAGCTCGGAGAAAAGGTCGCCAGCGAACCCGTGACCATAAAGGACGTTGGAAACCTGCCCAACGGCTATGGAACCAGAAAGTTCGACGATGAGGGCGTTCCAACGAGGGAAACCACTGTCATAGAGAACGGAACCTTCAGGACGTTTCTCCTCAACACGAGCCTGGCGAGAAAATACAAAACCGAAACAACGGCCAACGCGGGTCTAATAATGCCCCGCCCGTGGAACATCGTCCTTGAGCCCGGGGATTACTCCAAGGCCGAACTTTTCAGCGAGGTTAAGCGCGGAATCTACATCACCAACGTCTGGTACACCCGCTTCCAGAACTACGTCACCGGGGACTTCTCGACCATCCCAAGGGACGGAATCTTCCTCATCGAGAACGGCGAGTTCAAGCCAATAAGGAACATCCGCGTGAGCGACAACCTCCAGAGGATTCTGAGCAACGTCATTGCGATAGGCAACGAGCCGTTCCAGGTGCACTGGTGGGAGGTTTCAAGGCCCGTGATAACGCCCTACGTTCTGGTAAAGGACGTCGGGATAACAAGGGCCACGAAGTGA